Below is a genomic region from Argiope bruennichi chromosome 3, qqArgBrue1.1, whole genome shotgun sequence.
taattttttttccatctttctcCAGATAGCCATTTTACtagagaaatcttaaaattttatatcttggaATAATGCCGCTAGAATATCACTATCAAAGTTTTTAATCGATTGGAAAATCCTAACACGTTTTTGTTGCCGTAGCCTTGTTTCATTGAAAACGCTGGTTTAAATTCCTGGCTATAGGTGGactatgttatttttttcatgtaattcgTCTGACacctttctttctttgttttcacAGGTATGTAGAATCAGGCGACTCGTCCCTTCAGTGTAGCGACTGGGGCCCCTGAGTGAATGGGTTAGTTCTGGAGCGCAGTGTAGCTGGCAGAGTCGGAGCTTGGATGAGCAGGATAGGAATGAGAGACTCCGATGGCGAAGGGCAGTCCAGAGATGGTAATGCCGCTCAACATCATCAGTCTTCATTTGGTTTCGAAAATTTCGAAGTGACCGGGCAACAGCGACAGAAATCACGGAGAGGCCAGCTACAGAGAAATGACGACGAGAAGAAGCCAGAAAATGGAAAGACATTCATGTGCATTCAGCCAGGATGTCCGAGAACGTTTTCTTCCAGATTCAAGCTGGTAAGGCACATGCAAATTCACTCAGGGGAACGACGCTTCCAGTGTACTAGCTGCGGTCGTCGCTTCCACAGGAAAGACCACCTCAAAAATCACTTGCAAGTCCACAACCCCAACAAGATTTTCCACAACTGCGACTTATGCCAGAAGGCGTATCGCTCCTTGCTGTCCTATCGCAAACACATAGCTCTGCATGCGGCCGAGTCTGGAGATCTTGTTTGTAAGCTTTGTGGTAAAATGCTAGCGGATAAGGAAGGCATTTTGCACCATCTGAAAGTCCATACTGGTTCAAGAACCCTGCGTGGCCCTAGCGAAAGAAAGTATCCTTGTGACCTGTGTGACAGGGCTTTCTTTACGAAAAAGGATGTCAAGCGCCATTTGGTAGTCCATACTGGCAATCGTGATTTCGTCTGTCAGTTCTGCTCTGTTAGATTCGGTCGCAAGGATCACTTGGTCAGGCACACCAAAAAGAGTCACGTTAACAACTCAAACAGCCCACCTTCTTTGGATCCAGTGCGGAAATATGAACCGCAAACACCTCAGCCTATTGACAGTCGAAAAAGTAGCCCTTTGGTTGTA
It encodes:
- the LOC129963157 gene encoding zinc finger protein PLAGL1-like, with protein sequence MSRIGMRDSDGEGQSRDGNAAQHHQSSFGFENFEVTGQQRQKSRRGQLQRNDDEKKPENGKTFMCIQPGCPRTFSSRFKLVRHMQIHSGERRFQCTSCGRRFHRKDHLKNHLQVHNPNKIFHNCDLCQKAYRSLLSYRKHIALHAAESGDLVCKLCGKMLADKEGILHHLKVHTGSRTLRGPSERKYPCDLCDRAFFTKKDVKRHLVVHTGNRDFVCQFCSVRFGRKDHLVRHTKKSHVNNSNSPPSLDPVRKYEPQTPQPIDSRKSSPLVVPSQMSDMPGLVISPATGSSMMDPPVMDQPIKPDPTYAIPPHTSVVQSNYSLNSLSGENGQSLGKYSEPTPLLPTSQYLPMSQSYSGVTPLMPHHYINMSSSGNILSDLLPPMSMAPAFTSLPLDVNNPPLPHFNQAFQ